In Plutella xylostella chromosome 4, ilPluXylo3.1, whole genome shotgun sequence, a genomic segment contains:
- the LOC105380994 gene encoding patronin isoform X14, whose protein sequence is MVAMVASASGYGTLRRFLSAPEGQQEAPVPSASIAVSSKQRASIKWLLSKAFNNRVPDNLQEPFYRDHEDQEHLKPPIVGGLANAELYCLALANMYSEPNYHSLNHWNILQTMARKGVTIVDPPDCPLTETQLIQNNPLRMSAHMTVIESLMSLYAREVVTLDRVAAAAQRFGAYQPPAPGSGVPHEDGLVCWVNAAAGKLNEAEPDPSSHVPMVKNLQDMCDGTALAALISFYCPDALPRSQVRVGRMVSIQDCLHNLMLVHRFCSEYLPHNIFHMLPEDVTYMRGSMRQNLIAMLADLFNMLEVHPVKCVKNPTAVARPGSGAARRGRSACSTPERRSCSPQREHFVVHRGRGVTTLATVARLEDADPNLTAAGRPSNYGEVREVPTGRRSRRSSISDDSQLTVENFGGSQERLHFAGRHPAKELATVGPQRKISAPAGPVAVDYNPPLRSSRQDIRGSIQFFHGDFQNGSSHDDKPARQNPQTNDTEPYYPIKRQLSSDAITLKQNYSSFSSKGGGDGFFLNNRDSTDGDASKMSFADVNRGRSNGDQGHQQSEVPGRKALQFSPAHAAPPAAAVTTWQQQYMQQELQPNGDDALSSDDTSAGGAMAAQLNNIRLKLEEKRRRIEQDKHRMELAVNRQRQQLGQQAFLQAVTRGKGGKERADEGAEVKDEPPRTQDIPDHQSQAESAALEQYHQSIAKMNSSLQDIQSDIARLASQQSALQQQQQTQLQQQQQTALQQQQSQLQHQLAQLQQQQQAAKQLFTPPPASPFQPPLAYQPNIPQLHSQFSSQHNVSRLNTAFGSTPHIPDYQPDYRPDYQPDYRDVQYGGPGQFYLHEAQQQQPQRRTWAQHAQINQENAELRGWQLHQQQQQTQQQQHNQQQHQQSLAHAPEPPRWASPDHNQGFVLHDRTNQPFQVHYNNSERFQNGTDQNHLSYTVINNQQYSQSPPNASPIRRAKTPQRQGSLPEVRRPESVSLQQLQKPQTQAIQDDMEPQNISFIGNAEDDALRQGINRLNISSGTRTYRIPSPTRPSLNRNSFQQMEQEEEDKVEKGFYISFDNEAPKRPKPPLRAKRMSPKKERNPSEYQMEFQPPERRSPSPQWEPRLQHKEEMFPVHRAGETRANDTRAGDNRVGDTRVGDNRDRMERVEPAALVIGDNPDPKPKTAQQNSAEEMERKKERIMLLSLQRRQRAEEARARAEAAAAARRARDEQVAEEKAARKEEQARRRELILQQYKLKKAIEEAEREGKTLDKTEYIESIRAAGGVVPQQSAPSSGARLRHKPAAARARPKTIHVDSGALQAAEGMLASKQPSSTNLTAGGTMRRDYYRGSQDSLAERAGLYRGLTMIWKHSPVEERGATSPGSASSAPLGRRGSCKTSRERVEEPPARSRSRYGTYQNNFKAGRKSSSLMNLCDSGLGRATPPRRAASPGVRTLASPAGSGPGSGPGSLPGAIGKRRNNHSDDNSDASSQHSSIMDYSGPRLYKQPATKSNRGIMLNAVEYCVFPGAVNAEAKRRVLEEIARSESKHFLVLFRDAGCQFRALYSYCPDSEQVTKLYGTGPKHVNDRMFDKFFKYNSGSKCFSQVHTKHLTVTIDAFTIHNSLWQGKKVQLPSKKDMALVI, encoded by the exons TCGAAGCAGCGGGCGTCGATCAAGTGGCTGCTGTCGAAGGCGTTCAACAACAGGGTCCCGGACAACCTGCAGGAACCCTTCTACAGGGATCATGAG GACCAGGAGCACCTGAAACCTCCCATCGTGGGCGGGTTGGCCAACGCCGAGCTGTACTGCCTCGCGCTCGCCAACATGTACTCGGAGCCCAACTACCACAGCCTCAACCACTGGAACATCCTGCAGACCATGGCCAGGAAGGGGGTGACGATAGTGGACCCGCCCGACTGCCCGCTGACGGAGACGCAGCTGATACAGAATAACCCGCTGCGGATG AGCGCCCACATGACAGTCATAGAATCACTAATGTCTCTTTACGCGCGTGAAGTTGTTACATTGGaccgcgtggcggcggcggcgcagcgcTTCGGCGCCTACCAGCCGCCCGCGCCGGGGAGCGGCGTGCCTCATGAGGACGGGCTGGTGTGCTGGGTGAATGCTGCTGCGGGGAAACTTAATGAGGCTGAG CCGGACCCGTCGTCCCACGTGCCGATGGTGAAGAACTTACAAGACATGTGCGACGGTACAGCTCTAGCTGCCCTCATCTCCTTCTACTGCCCCGACGCGTTGCCACGCTCGCAG GTGCGAGTGGGCCGCATGGTGTCCATCCAGGACTGCCTGCACAACCTGATGCTGGTGCACCGCTTCTGCAGCGAGTACCTGCCGCACAACATCTTCCACATGCTGCCTGAGGACGTCACGTATATGAGAGG GTCGATGCGTCAAAATTTAATAGCCATGCTAGCGGATCTCTTCAACATGCTGGAAGTGCATCCAGTCAAATGTGTCAAAAACCCTACAGCCG TGGCCCGGCCCGGGtccggcgcggcgcggcgcgggcgctcCGCCTGCTCCACGCCCGAGCGCCGCAGCTGCAGCCCGCAGCGCGAGCATTTCGTGGTACATCGAGGGAGGGGGGTCACTACCCTGGCGACGGTGGCAAGGCTGGAGGACGCAG ATCCAAACCTAACCGCAGCCGGCCGCCCCTCAAACTACGGCGAGGTGCGCGAGGTGCCCACGGGGCGGCGCTCCCGGCGCTCCTCCATCTCGGACGACTCGCAGCTCACGGTGGAGAACTTCGGCGGCTCGCAGGAGCGCCTGCACTTCGCCGGCCGCCACCCCGCCAAGGAGCTCGCTACCGTGGGGCCGCAGAGGAAGATTAGCGCTCCTGCTG GTCCAGTGGCGGTGGACTACAACCCGCCGCTGCGCTCGTCCCGACAAGATATTCGCGGCTCCATACAGTTCTTCCACGGAGACTTCCAGAACGGCAGTAGTCACGACGACAAACCAGCACGACAGAACCCACAGACTAACGATACGGAACCCTACTACCCTATCAAGAGACAACTCAGTAGCGACGCGATCACGCTCAAACAGAATTACAGCAGTTTTAGTAGCAAAGGCGGTGGAGATGGGTTTTTCCTTAATAATCGGGATAGCACGGACGGGGATGCTAGCAAGATGAGCTTCGCCGATGTTAACAGAGGCAGGAGTAATGGTGATCAAG GTCACCAGCAGTCGGAGGTGCCGGGTCGGAAAGCCCTGCAGTTTTCCCCCGCGcacgccgcgccccccgccgccgccgtcaccACGTGGCAGCAGCAGTACATGCAGCAAGAGTTGCAGCCGA ACGGTGACGACGCTCTCAGCTCAGACGACACGTCAGCGGGCGGAGCAATGGCCGCCCAACTGAACAACATTCGACTGAAGCTAGAAGAGAAACGCAGACGGATAGAGCAGGACAAACATAGGATGGAGCTGGCTGTGAACAGACAGAGACAGCAACTGGGCCAACAGGCCTTCCTGCAAGCCGTCACGAGG GGGAAAGGAGGGAAGGAGCGAGCGGACGAGGGCGCAGAGGTTAAGGACGAGCCGCCCAGGACGCAG GACATCCCAGATCATCAGTCGCAAGCAGAGAGTGCAGCGTTAGAACAGTACCATCAGTCTATTGCCAA AATGAACTCGAGTCTGCAAGACATCCAGTCGGACATCGCGCGGCTGGCGTCGCAGCAGTCGGCgctgcagcagcagcagcagacgcagctgcagcagcagcagcagaccgcgctgcagcagcagcagtCGCAGCTGCAACATCAGTTAGCTCAG TTACAACAGCAACAACAAGCGGCCAAGCAGCTGTtcacgccgccgcccgcctcgcCCTTCCAGCCGCCGCTCGCCTACCAACCCAACATTCCTCAGCTG CACAGCCAATTCAGCTCGCAGCACAACGTGTCGCGCCTGAACACGGCGTTCGGCTCCACGCCCCACATCCCCGACTACCAGCCCGACTACCGGCCCGACTACCAGCCCGACTACCGGGACGTGCAGTACGGAGGTCCGGGGCAGTTCTACCTTCATGAAGCGCAGCAGCAACAGCCGCAGAGAAGGACCTGGGCGCAGCATGCGCAGATTAATCAGGAGAATGCCGAGTTGAGGGGGTGGCAG CTCcaccaacaacaacaacaaacgcaacaacaacaacacaaCCAGCAGCAGCACCAGCAGTCGCTGGCTCATGCGCCGGAGCCGCCGCGCTGGGCCTCCCCCGACCACAACCAG GGCTTCGTCCTCCACGACAGAACCAACCAACCCTTCCAAGTGCACTACAACAACTCGGAGCGCTTCCAAAACGGTACAGACCAGAACCACCTGAGCTACACCGTCATCAACAACCAGCAATACTCTCAATCACCACCCAACGCCAGCCCCATACGCCGGGCGAAAACCCCCCAACGACAAGGCAGCCTACCCGAAGTCAGGAGACCAGAATCCGTCAGCCTACAACAGCTGCAAAAACCGCAAACGCAAGCCATCCAAGACGATATGGAACCCCAAAATATCTCCTTTATAGGCAACGCGGAGGACGACGCGCTAAGACAAGGCATAAATAGGTTAAATATCTCGTCTGGCACGAGAACGTATAGGATTCCGTCGCCGACTAGACCCTCGTTGAACAGGAATTCGTTCCAGCAGATGGAACAAGAGGAGGAGGATAAGGTTGAGAAAGGGTTCTATATTTCGTTCGATAATGAAGCGCCTAAACGGCCGAAGCCGCCGCTCAGGGCGAAACGGATGTCGCCGAAAAAGGAACGGAATCCGTCTGAGTATCAAATGGAG TTCCAGCCGCCCGAACGCCGCAGCCCCTCCCCCCAATGGGAGCCGCGTCTTCAGCACAAAGAGGAGATGTTCCCGGTGCACCGCGCCGGCGAGACCCGGGCCAACGACACCCGGGCCGGAGATAACCGGGTAGGGGACACCCGGGTAGGGGACAACCGAGACAGGATGGAGAGAGTGGAGCCGGCAGCGTTGGTGATTGGGGATAATCCTGATCCG AAGCCAAAAACTGCACAACAG AACTCGGCAGAAGAGATGGAACGCAAGAAGGAGCGCATCATGTTGTTGTCCCTGCAGCGCCGCCAGAGGGCCGAGGAGGCTCGCGCGCGGGCcgaggccgccgccgccgcccgccgcgcccgcgacGAACAG GTGGCGGAAGAGAAGGCAGCTCGTAAAGAGGAGCAGGCGCGGCGCCGCGAGCTCATCCTGCAGCAGTACAAGCTCAAGAAGGCCATCGAGGAGGCCGAGAGAGAG GGCAAGACGCTAGACAAGACCGAGTACATAGAGTCGATCCGCGCCGCCGGCGGCGTGGTCCCGCAGCAgtcagcgccatctagcggcgcACGCCTACGACACaagcccgccgccgcgcgcgcccgccccaAGACGATACACGTGGACAGTGGCGCCCTCCAAGCGGCTGAGGGCATGTTGGCCAGCAAACAGCCGTCGAGCACTAATCTTACTG CGGGCGGCACGATGCGGCGCGACTACTACCGCGGCTCGCAGGACAGCCTGGCGGAGCGCGCCGGCCTGTATCGAG GTCTTACCATGATATGGAAAC ACTCCCCGGTAGAGGAGCGAGGCGCGACGTCGCCGGGGTCCGCCTCGTCCGCGCCGCTCGGCCGTCGCGGCTCCTGCAAGACCTCACGAG AGCGGGTAGAAGAGCCACCGGCCCGCAGTCGGTCGCGATACGGCACCTACCAGAATAACTTTAAGGCTGGCCGGAAGTCCAGTTCACTCATGAACCTGTGCG ACTCAGGCCTGGGCCGCGCCACGCCGCCGCGGCGCGCCGCGTCCCCCGGCGTGCGCACGCTCGCGTCGCCCGCGGGCTCCGGCCCAGGCTCCGGGCCTGGCTCGCTGCCCGGCGCCATCGGGAAGCGGAGGAACAACCACTCGGATGATAATAGTGACGCGAGCAGTCAACACTCGTCGATTATGGATTATTCTG GTCCGCGCCTCTACAAGCAGCCAGCGACAAAATCCAACCGCGGCATCATGCTGAACGCAGTCGAATACTGCGTGTTCCCCGGAGCCGTCAACGCGGAGGCCAAGCGACGAGTCTTAGAAGAGATCGCCAGATCCGAGAGCAAACACTTCCTAGTGTTGTTCAGGGATGCTGGGTGCCAGTTCCGCGCTCTCTACTCGTATTGTCCCGACTCCGAGCAGGTCACCAAGCTGTACGGGACGGGCCCCAAGCATGTCAATGACAGGATGTTCGATAAGTTCTTTAA GTACAACTCGGGTAGCAAATGTTTCTCGCAAGTGCACACGAAGCACCTGACGGTGACCATCGACGCGTTCACGATACACAACTCGCTGTGGCAGGGCAAGAAGGTGCAGCTTCCGAGCAAGAAGGACATGGCGCTCGTCATCTAG
- the LOC105380994 gene encoding patronin isoform X15, which produces MVAMVASASGYGTLRRFLSAPEGQQEAPVPSASIAVSSKQRASIKWLLSKAFNNRVPDNLQEPFYRDHEDQEHLKPPIVGGLANAELYCLALANMYSEPNYHSLNHWNILQTMARKGVTIVDPPDCPLTETQLIQNNPLRMSAHMTVIESLMSLYAREVVTLDRVAAAAQRFGAYQPPAPGSGVPHEDGLVCWVNAAAGKLNEAEPDPSSHVPMVKNLQDMCDGTALAALISFYCPDALPRSQVRVGRMVSIQDCLHNLMLVHRFCSEYLPHNIFHMLPEDVTYMRGSMRQNLIAMLADLFNMLEVHPVKCVKNPTAEAGECNEHGVRRSRRLPPPPPLGIPDLRPGADLGEPFAVARPGSGAARRGRSACSTPERRSCSPQREHFVVHRGRGVTTLATVARLEDADPNLTAAGRPSNYGEVREVPTGRRSRRSSISDDSQLTVENFGGSQERLHFAGRHPAKELATVGPQRKISAPAGPVAVDYNPPLRSSRQDIRGSIQFFHGDFQNGSSHDDKPARQNPQTNDTEPYYPIKRQLSSDAITLKQNYSSFSSKGGGDGFFLNNRDSTDGDASKMSFADVNRGRSNGDQGHQQSEVPGRKALQFSPAHAAPPAAAVTTWQQQYMQQELQPNGDDALSSDDTSAGGAMAAQLNNIRLKLEEKRRRIEQDKHRMELAVNRQRQQLGQQAFLQAVTRGKGGKERADEGAEVKDEPPRTQDIPDHQSQAESAALEQYHQSIAKMNSSLQDIQSDIARLASQQSALQQQQQTQLQQQQQTALQQQQSQLQHQLAQLQQQQQAAKQLFTPPPASPFQPPLAYQPNIPQLHSQFSSQHNVSRLNTAFGSTPHIPDYQPDYRPDYQPDYRDVQYGGPGQFYLHEAQQQQPQRRTWAQHAQINQENAELRGWQLHQQQQQTQQQQHNQQQHQQSLAHAPEPPRWASPDHNQGFVLHDRTNQPFQVHYNNSERFQNGTDQNHLSYTVINNQQYSQSPPNASPIRRAKTPQRQGSLPEVRRPESVSLQQLQKPQTQAIQDDMEPQNISFIGNAEDDALRQGINRLNISSGTRTYRIPSPTRPSLNRNSFQQMEQEEEDKVEKGFYISFDNEAPKRPKPPLRAKRMSPKKERNPSEYQMEFQPPERRSPSPQWEPRLQHKEEMFPVHRAGETRANDTRAGDNRVGDTRVGDNRDRMERVEPAALVIGDNPDPKPKTAQQNSAEEMERKKERIMLLSLQRRQRAEEARARAEAAAAARRARDEQVAEEKAARKEEQARRRELILQQYKLKKAIEEAEREGKTLDKTEYIESIRAAGGVVPQQSAPSSGARLRHKPAAARARPKTIHVDSGALQAAEGMLASKQPSSTNLTAGGTMRRDYYRGSQDSLAERAGLYRDSPVEERGATSPGSASSAPLGRRGSCKTSRDSGLGRATPPRRAASPGVRTLASPAGSGPGSGPGSLPGAIGKRRNNHSDDNSDASSQHSSIMDYSGPRLYKQPATKSNRGIMLNAVEYCVFPGAVNAEAKRRVLEEIARSESKHFLVLFRDAGCQFRALYSYCPDSEQVTKLYGTGPKHVNDRMFDKFFKYNSGSKCFSQVHTKHLTVTIDAFTIHNSLWQGKKVQLPSKKDMALVI; this is translated from the exons TCGAAGCAGCGGGCGTCGATCAAGTGGCTGCTGTCGAAGGCGTTCAACAACAGGGTCCCGGACAACCTGCAGGAACCCTTCTACAGGGATCATGAG GACCAGGAGCACCTGAAACCTCCCATCGTGGGCGGGTTGGCCAACGCCGAGCTGTACTGCCTCGCGCTCGCCAACATGTACTCGGAGCCCAACTACCACAGCCTCAACCACTGGAACATCCTGCAGACCATGGCCAGGAAGGGGGTGACGATAGTGGACCCGCCCGACTGCCCGCTGACGGAGACGCAGCTGATACAGAATAACCCGCTGCGGATG AGCGCCCACATGACAGTCATAGAATCACTAATGTCTCTTTACGCGCGTGAAGTTGTTACATTGGaccgcgtggcggcggcggcgcagcgcTTCGGCGCCTACCAGCCGCCCGCGCCGGGGAGCGGCGTGCCTCATGAGGACGGGCTGGTGTGCTGGGTGAATGCTGCTGCGGGGAAACTTAATGAGGCTGAG CCGGACCCGTCGTCCCACGTGCCGATGGTGAAGAACTTACAAGACATGTGCGACGGTACAGCTCTAGCTGCCCTCATCTCCTTCTACTGCCCCGACGCGTTGCCACGCTCGCAG GTGCGAGTGGGCCGCATGGTGTCCATCCAGGACTGCCTGCACAACCTGATGCTGGTGCACCGCTTCTGCAGCGAGTACCTGCCGCACAACATCTTCCACATGCTGCCTGAGGACGTCACGTATATGAGAGG GTCGATGCGTCAAAATTTAATAGCCATGCTAGCGGATCTCTTCAACATGCTGGAAGTGCATCCAGTCAAATGTGTCAAAAACCCTACAGCCG AGGCGGGCGAGTGCAACGAGCACGGGGTGCGCCGCTCGCGCcgcctgccgccgccgccgccgctcggcATCCCCGACCTGCGCCCCGGGGCCGACCTGGGCGAGCCCTTTGCAG TGGCCCGGCCCGGGtccggcgcggcgcggcgcgggcgctcCGCCTGCTCCACGCCCGAGCGCCGCAGCTGCAGCCCGCAGCGCGAGCATTTCGTGGTACATCGAGGGAGGGGGGTCACTACCCTGGCGACGGTGGCAAGGCTGGAGGACGCAG ATCCAAACCTAACCGCAGCCGGCCGCCCCTCAAACTACGGCGAGGTGCGCGAGGTGCCCACGGGGCGGCGCTCCCGGCGCTCCTCCATCTCGGACGACTCGCAGCTCACGGTGGAGAACTTCGGCGGCTCGCAGGAGCGCCTGCACTTCGCCGGCCGCCACCCCGCCAAGGAGCTCGCTACCGTGGGGCCGCAGAGGAAGATTAGCGCTCCTGCTG GTCCAGTGGCGGTGGACTACAACCCGCCGCTGCGCTCGTCCCGACAAGATATTCGCGGCTCCATACAGTTCTTCCACGGAGACTTCCAGAACGGCAGTAGTCACGACGACAAACCAGCACGACAGAACCCACAGACTAACGATACGGAACCCTACTACCCTATCAAGAGACAACTCAGTAGCGACGCGATCACGCTCAAACAGAATTACAGCAGTTTTAGTAGCAAAGGCGGTGGAGATGGGTTTTTCCTTAATAATCGGGATAGCACGGACGGGGATGCTAGCAAGATGAGCTTCGCCGATGTTAACAGAGGCAGGAGTAATGGTGATCAAG GTCACCAGCAGTCGGAGGTGCCGGGTCGGAAAGCCCTGCAGTTTTCCCCCGCGcacgccgcgccccccgccgccgccgtcaccACGTGGCAGCAGCAGTACATGCAGCAAGAGTTGCAGCCGA ACGGTGACGACGCTCTCAGCTCAGACGACACGTCAGCGGGCGGAGCAATGGCCGCCCAACTGAACAACATTCGACTGAAGCTAGAAGAGAAACGCAGACGGATAGAGCAGGACAAACATAGGATGGAGCTGGCTGTGAACAGACAGAGACAGCAACTGGGCCAACAGGCCTTCCTGCAAGCCGTCACGAGG GGGAAAGGAGGGAAGGAGCGAGCGGACGAGGGCGCAGAGGTTAAGGACGAGCCGCCCAGGACGCAG GACATCCCAGATCATCAGTCGCAAGCAGAGAGTGCAGCGTTAGAACAGTACCATCAGTCTATTGCCAA AATGAACTCGAGTCTGCAAGACATCCAGTCGGACATCGCGCGGCTGGCGTCGCAGCAGTCGGCgctgcagcagcagcagcagacgcagctgcagcagcagcagcagaccgcgctgcagcagcagcagtCGCAGCTGCAACATCAGTTAGCTCAG TTACAACAGCAACAACAAGCGGCCAAGCAGCTGTtcacgccgccgcccgcctcgcCCTTCCAGCCGCCGCTCGCCTACCAACCCAACATTCCTCAGCTG CACAGCCAATTCAGCTCGCAGCACAACGTGTCGCGCCTGAACACGGCGTTCGGCTCCACGCCCCACATCCCCGACTACCAGCCCGACTACCGGCCCGACTACCAGCCCGACTACCGGGACGTGCAGTACGGAGGTCCGGGGCAGTTCTACCTTCATGAAGCGCAGCAGCAACAGCCGCAGAGAAGGACCTGGGCGCAGCATGCGCAGATTAATCAGGAGAATGCCGAGTTGAGGGGGTGGCAG CTCcaccaacaacaacaacaaacgcaacaacaacaacacaaCCAGCAGCAGCACCAGCAGTCGCTGGCTCATGCGCCGGAGCCGCCGCGCTGGGCCTCCCCCGACCACAACCAG GGCTTCGTCCTCCACGACAGAACCAACCAACCCTTCCAAGTGCACTACAACAACTCGGAGCGCTTCCAAAACGGTACAGACCAGAACCACCTGAGCTACACCGTCATCAACAACCAGCAATACTCTCAATCACCACCCAACGCCAGCCCCATACGCCGGGCGAAAACCCCCCAACGACAAGGCAGCCTACCCGAAGTCAGGAGACCAGAATCCGTCAGCCTACAACAGCTGCAAAAACCGCAAACGCAAGCCATCCAAGACGATATGGAACCCCAAAATATCTCCTTTATAGGCAACGCGGAGGACGACGCGCTAAGACAAGGCATAAATAGGTTAAATATCTCGTCTGGCACGAGAACGTATAGGATTCCGTCGCCGACTAGACCCTCGTTGAACAGGAATTCGTTCCAGCAGATGGAACAAGAGGAGGAGGATAAGGTTGAGAAAGGGTTCTATATTTCGTTCGATAATGAAGCGCCTAAACGGCCGAAGCCGCCGCTCAGGGCGAAACGGATGTCGCCGAAAAAGGAACGGAATCCGTCTGAGTATCAAATGGAG TTCCAGCCGCCCGAACGCCGCAGCCCCTCCCCCCAATGGGAGCCGCGTCTTCAGCACAAAGAGGAGATGTTCCCGGTGCACCGCGCCGGCGAGACCCGGGCCAACGACACCCGGGCCGGAGATAACCGGGTAGGGGACACCCGGGTAGGGGACAACCGAGACAGGATGGAGAGAGTGGAGCCGGCAGCGTTGGTGATTGGGGATAATCCTGATCCG AAGCCAAAAACTGCACAACAG AACTCGGCAGAAGAGATGGAACGCAAGAAGGAGCGCATCATGTTGTTGTCCCTGCAGCGCCGCCAGAGGGCCGAGGAGGCTCGCGCGCGGGCcgaggccgccgccgccgcccgccgcgcccgcgacGAACAG GTGGCGGAAGAGAAGGCAGCTCGTAAAGAGGAGCAGGCGCGGCGCCGCGAGCTCATCCTGCAGCAGTACAAGCTCAAGAAGGCCATCGAGGAGGCCGAGAGAGAG GGCAAGACGCTAGACAAGACCGAGTACATAGAGTCGATCCGCGCCGCCGGCGGCGTGGTCCCGCAGCAgtcagcgccatctagcggcgcACGCCTACGACACaagcccgccgccgcgcgcgcccgccccaAGACGATACACGTGGACAGTGGCGCCCTCCAAGCGGCTGAGGGCATGTTGGCCAGCAAACAGCCGTCGAGCACTAATCTTACTG CGGGCGGCACGATGCGGCGCGACTACTACCGCGGCTCGCAGGACAGCCTGGCGGAGCGCGCCGGCCTGTATCGAG ACTCCCCGGTAGAGGAGCGAGGCGCGACGTCGCCGGGGTCCGCCTCGTCCGCGCCGCTCGGCCGTCGCGGCTCCTGCAAGACCTCACGAG ACTCAGGCCTGGGCCGCGCCACGCCGCCGCGGCGCGCCGCGTCCCCCGGCGTGCGCACGCTCGCGTCGCCCGCGGGCTCCGGCCCAGGCTCCGGGCCTGGCTCGCTGCCCGGCGCCATCGGGAAGCGGAGGAACAACCACTCGGATGATAATAGTGACGCGAGCAGTCAACACTCGTCGATTATGGATTATTCTG GTCCGCGCCTCTACAAGCAGCCAGCGACAAAATCCAACCGCGGCATCATGCTGAACGCAGTCGAATACTGCGTGTTCCCCGGAGCCGTCAACGCGGAGGCCAAGCGACGAGTCTTAGAAGAGATCGCCAGATCCGAGAGCAAACACTTCCTAGTGTTGTTCAGGGATGCTGGGTGCCAGTTCCGCGCTCTCTACTCGTATTGTCCCGACTCCGAGCAGGTCACCAAGCTGTACGGGACGGGCCCCAAGCATGTCAATGACAGGATGTTCGATAAGTTCTTTAA GTACAACTCGGGTAGCAAATGTTTCTCGCAAGTGCACACGAAGCACCTGACGGTGACCATCGACGCGTTCACGATACACAACTCGCTGTGGCAGGGCAAGAAGGTGCAGCTTCCGAGCAAGAAGGACATGGCGCTCGTCATCTAG